A portion of the Malania oleifera isolate guangnan ecotype guangnan chromosome 3, ASM2987363v1, whole genome shotgun sequence genome contains these proteins:
- the LOC131151120 gene encoding UDP-sulfoquinovose synthase, chloroplastic has protein sequence MAHLLSTSYSLKISGSKPYTLPSNQGLIAFPTSFGSQTSKFPSRGLVLRGKKPQRCYTIHASALSQEVQAKSISGSQETSNEPSKPKRVMVIGGDGYCGWATALHLSNKNYEVAIVDSLVRRLFDHQLGLDSLTPISSIHNRIRRWHSLTGRTMQLYIGDICDFEFLSETFKSFEPDAVVHFGEQRSAPYSMIDRSRAVFTQNNNVTGTLNVLFAIKEFKEQCHLVKLGTMGEYGTPNIDIEEGYITITHNGRTDTLPYPKQASSFYHLSKVHDSNNIAFTCKAWGIRATDLNQGVVYGVKTDETEMHEELYNRFDYDGVFGTALNRFCVQAAVGHPLTVYGKGGQTRGYLDIRDTVQCVEVAIANPASPGEFRVFNQFTEQFSVNELANLVTKAGEKLGLNVQTRSVPNPRVEAEEHYYNAKHTKLLELGLKPHLLSDSLLDSILNFAVKFEDRVDVKQIMPNVSWRNIGVKPKTVAA, from the exons ATGGCGCATTTACTTTCGACTTCTTACTCCTTAAAAATCTCTGGCAGCAAACCTTACACTTTGCCATCGAATCAAGGCTTAATAGCATTTCCAACATCATTTGGTTCGCAAACATCCAAGTTTCCTTCTAGAGGGCTTGTTTTGCGAGGAAAGAAGCCACAAAGATGCTATACCATTCATGCATCTGCTCTAAGCCAAGAAGTCCAAGCAAAATCTATCTCTGGCTCTCAGGAAACCTCTAATGAACCATCCAAGCCAAAGCGTGTCATGGTCATTGGTGGTGATGGCTACTGTGGTTGGGCCACTGCCCTCCACCTATCCAACAAAAATTATGAAGTTGCTATAGTTGACAGCCTTGTCCGTCGCCTCTTTGATCATCAATTGGGTCTTGACTCCCTTACCCCCATATCTTCCATCCATAACCGCATCCGTCGTTGGCATTCTCTTACTGGAAGAACCATGCAGCTCTACATCGGTGACATATGTGACTTTGAGTTCTTGTCTGAAACCTTCAAGTCATTTGAACCTGATGCAGTCGTCCATTTTGGGGAACAACGATCTGCCCCTTACTCCATGATTGATCGTTCAAGAgccgtgttcacacagaataatAATGTAACTGGAACACTAAATGTTCTCTTCGCTATAAAAGAATTCAAAGAGCAGTGCCATCTAGTGAAGCTGGGAACCATGGGAGAATATGGAACCCCAAACATTGATATTGAGGAGGGTTATATAACGATTACTCATAATGGAAGAACAGATACTTTACCTTATCCAAAGCAAGCTAGCTCTTTCTACCATCTCAGTAAGGTCCACGATTCAAATAATATAGCCTTCACCTGCAAGGCTTGGGGGATCCGAGCCACTGATCTGAATCAAGGAGTGGTTTATGGAGTGAAGACAGATGAGACTGAAATGCATGAAGAGCTTTATAACAGGTTTGATTACGATGGAGTATTTGGAACTGCATTGAACCGCTTCTGTGTTCAGGCTGCTGTTGGTCATCCGCTTACCGTGTATGGCAAAGGGGGGCAG ACCAGGGGATACCTTGACATAAGAGATACAGTTCAGTGCGTTGAGGTGGCCATTGCCAACCCAGCGAGTCCTGGTGAGTTTCGAGTCTTCAATCAGTTCACCGAGCAGTTTTCTGTCAATGAACTTGCCAACCTCGTTACAAAAGCGGGAGAGAAGCTTGGGCTTAATGTGCAAACCAGATCTGTGCCTAATCcaagagtcgaggcagaggaacaTTACTACAATGCTAAGcacacaaaactccttgaattaGGACTCAAGCCACACCTTTTGTCGGATTCCCTTCTGGATTCTATTCTCAACTTTGCTGTGAAGTTTGAGGATCGTGTTGATGTAAAACAAATAATGCCAAATGTTTCTTGGAGAAATATTGGAGTCAAGCCTAAAACTGTTGCTGCATAG